GGCTTAAATTATAATGTTCCGAAATTGAAGCTAAACAAGCAGCACCGCAATCTGAAAAATCATGTTGTTTTATTTCTATTTTACTCATTTTTGCTATTGTAAGGATTAAACCAATCTTCTACTTTGTCAAATATTAACTGAAATGCAGTTCGCTTAGTCAGGAAAAAACGGCTGGTTAAACTCATTCCTTTTTTGAGATTTCCTTTGGCTCCGTTTTTTAGTGTTAAACTGTCATTATGCAGATTGCTTTTTATTTTATAATAAGGAGCATTGTTTACGATTAAAACATCTTTGCTTATTTCGAAGATTCTTCCTTTTGCAAATCCCCATTGATTGGAATTGAAAGCGTCTATTTGATAAATGGCATCTCCGCCTTCTTTTAAATATCCTATTTCTGATGGATTTACATACGTTTCAACGATTATGTTTTTATCTGGAGAAATTTCTACTATCGGATTTCCGGCGGCGACTCCGCTTCCTTTATGAAAACCTTGCATATTGACCAGTTCTCCATCAATTGGGGCAATTATGATGTAATTGTTTTCCTCTTCTTTAAGCTGTTTCTGATTTGAATAAATGTTTTTATTCGACTGGCTCAGCTGTGTGTATTCTTTCTGCCAGGACAATTCTGTTTGTTTGATCAGATTGATTCGGTCGTTCTTGATTTTGTTGAGTTCCAGTTCTGCCTTTTCGAATTCTGATTTTGAAATAACTTCTTTTCGATACAGCTGTTCTTTTCGGTCAAAATCGGCTTGAGTATTTTTAACCACTATATCAAGATTGTATAATTCCTGCTGGTGTTTTAAAAGTTCTCTTTTATATTGATCTGACTGAACCTGACTGTAATTATGATTTATAAGATTCTTTAGATCGCTTAAGTAGAGAGCATTTTCTGAACTCTGAATCGTGTTTAAATTTTCTCTTTCTTTTAATATGTTGTGATCTATTATAAGTAAGGTGTCGCCCTTTTTGATTTTCTTATTTTCTTCAACATTAAAAAAAGATATTTTACCGCTTATAGGAGAATAAAGTGTTAGTTTCTTTTCCTGTGGAATGATAGTTCCTCTACTAGTTGTGTAAACATCTATATATATAAAAGGAAGCGAAATAAAAGCTATTAATAAAGCTAAAAATGTAATCACAAATAAACGGGATGTTTTTTTATTGTGTTTAATAATATGACTTTCAACAGTGTTGTTTAAAATCTCTTCTGGAAAAATTTCTTTATCGTTCATAATTATCTGTATTAATTTTCTATGGCAAATGAACCTATTATTTAAGGAAGAAAAAAATGAAAAACCCCCATTTTTATAAAAAATCGTATTCATTTTAAGCAAATAAAACACTGATAATCAATGATTTATTTTTAATTTTAGATAATTAGGCGCAAAACTTCCAGAGATCTGGTTTTTACGATTTTAGAGCATAAAAAAAGCATTATCAAATCAAATTGATAATGCTTTTTTAGAATATGCATGTTACAAAAGTTAATTCAAATGTGCTTTTTTATGAGAAGAGCATCCACCATCTTCGTCATTCATTTGAAAATTATTCAACATTGTAAACTCTTTATATAGAGACATGCTTGTTGTCTACGTTTTTGTTTTTGAGAAAAACCGGGGACTAGTTATCTGAAGCGATTGTGATAGTAAGACCGATGATTACTCCAATACATAATGGGCTTGTTCCACCGTCTACATCATGCATTTGTTTGTCGTTTAATTCTGCTACTGCTGCTTTATTGAAAGCTAATTTGTTTGGGTTCTGATTTTTCATCTTATTTATAATTTAAAGGTTAATGGATTATTTTGCTGCAATTGTAACTGTAAGACCGATGATCACTCCGATACATAACGGGCTTGTTCCGCCGTCTACGTCGTGCATTTGTTTGTCGTTTAATTCTGCTACTGCCGCTTTGTTGAAAGCTAATCTGTTTGGGTTTTGATTTTTCATCTTATTTATAATTTAAAGGGTTAGTTAATTAATTATCTGAAGCGATTGTGATGGTAAGACCGATGATTACTCCGATGCATAAAGGGCTTGTTCCGCCGTCTACGTCGTGCATTTGTTTATCGTTTAATTCTGCTACTGCTGCTTTGTTGAAAGCTAATTTGTTTGGGTTTTGATTTTTCATCTTATTTATAATTTAAAGGGTTAGTTAATTAATTATCTGAAGCGATTGTGATGGTAAGACCGATGATTACTCCGATACATAACGGGCTTGTTCCACCGTCTACGTCGTGCATTTGTTTATCGTTTAATTCTGCTACTGCTGCTTTATTGAAAGCTAATTTGTTTGGATTCTGATTTTTCATCTTATTTATAATTTAAAGGGTTAATGGATTAGTCTGCGTAGATTGTGATAGTAAGACCGATGATTACTCCGATACATAACGGGCTTGTTCCGCCGTCTACGTCGTGCATTTGTTTGTCGTTTAATTCTGCTACTGCTGCTTTGTTGAAAGCTAATTTGTTTGGGTTCTGATTTTTCATCTTATTTATAATTT
This is a stretch of genomic DNA from Flavobacterium endoglycinae. It encodes these proteins:
- a CDS encoding HlyD family secretion protein gives rise to the protein MNDKEIFPEEILNNTVESHIIKHNKKTSRLFVITFLALLIAFISLPFIYIDVYTTSRGTIIPQEKKLTLYSPISGKISFFNVEENKKIKKGDTLLIIDHNILKERENLNTIQSSENALYLSDLKNLINHNYSQVQSDQYKRELLKHQQELYNLDIVVKNTQADFDRKEQLYRKEVISKSEFEKAELELNKIKNDRINLIKQTELSWQKEYTQLSQSNKNIYSNQKQLKEEENNYIIIAPIDGELVNMQGFHKGSGVAAGNPIVEISPDKNIIVETYVNPSEIGYLKEGGDAIYQIDAFNSNQWGFAKGRIFEISKDVLIVNNAPYYKIKSNLHNDSLTLKNGAKGNLKKGMSLTSRFFLTKRTAFQLIFDKVEDWFNPYNSKNE
- a CDS encoding class I lanthipeptide, with the protein product MKNQNPNKLAFNKAAVAELNDKQMHDVDGGTSPLCIGVIIGLTITIASDN
- a CDS encoding class IIb bacteriocin, lactobin A/cerein 7B family, with amino-acid sequence MKNQNPNRLAFNKAAVAELNDKQMHDVDGGTSPLCIGVIIGLTVTIAAK
- a CDS encoding class I lanthipeptide, with the protein product MKNQNPNKLAFNKAAVAELNDKQMHDVDGGTSPLCIGVIIGLTITIASDN
- a CDS encoding class I lanthipeptide, with the protein product MKNQNPNKLAFNKAAVAELNDKQMHDVDGGTSPLCIGVIIGLTITIASDN
- a CDS encoding class IIb bacteriocin, lactobin A/cerein 7B family, yielding MKNQNPNKLAFNKAAVAELNDKQMHDVDGGTSPLCIGVIIGLTITIYAD